A window of Verrucomicrobiia bacterium genomic DNA:
GGTTCTATAGACAGAGGGGCGCAGCATGAGTGCCGCCACATCCATCCCGGCGTTCCGGGTCAACGTGAAGCCCGGCCGGGCCAAGGCATTCCCTGACTCAAGTGCCGACGGGTATGCCATCTGACCCCTCCCAAACGAAGTCGCGCCGGGGCTGGCTGGCCCTGTTCGGGGTGGCGATTCTGGTGCCGATGGTCCGGGTCGTGAACGGGAGCCTGCCGGCGCCGCCGCATCTTGGCGTGAACGACGGACACCTGGCAGGATGCCCGGCCTCGCCGAACTGCGTCGGCAGCCAGGGCGAGGAGGGCTCCCACCGGGTCGAGCCCCTACGGTTCAGCGACATCCCGGCGGCGGCCTGGGCCCGGTTGCATCGGGCACTGGGAGGGATGCGCGGGGCGACACTGGTCCGGGAGGAGCCGAACTACCGCCATTACGCCTTCCGAACTGCGGTATTCGGTTTTGTCGACGACGTGGAACTGTTGCTGGACGAGGAATCCCGGGTGATCCACGTGCGGTCGGCCTCGCGCCGGGGCCATTCAGATCTGGGGACCAATCGCCGCCGGGTCGAGGCAATCCGGGCCCGCTTTGCGCCCACTGGGTCAGAAATCTGACGCCTTGGGGCTCAGAGCCGGTCTGAAAACTGGAAGGGGCCCTGTTGTCGCGGAAAAGGCCGGATGGCGAGGCGCGAGGAGGGAGCCTACCCGCCAGCGGTCTGTGACCGAGGAGCCACGAAGCCAGCCGGCCTTTCCCGCGACAACCCATTGGGCGACGGTCCTTTCGGCCTGGGCCTGTGCTGGCTCGACCGTTACAGCCCGCTGCGGGGATGCGCCGGCCTCGCCGCCTTGGCCCAGGCCAAAACCCCTCGTCGCAGGACCCCTTCCAGTTTTCAGACCGGCTCTCAGGCGCGCTCCTCGAGCAGATCGCGCCGTCCTCCAGTGAGAAGCTGCTCGACGAAGCTGGTGGAATAGACGCCCCGACGGAAGTTGGGGTCCTGGAGAATGGCCTGTTCGAAGGGGATGGTCGTCTTGACCCCGGTGATCAGATACTCGCCCAGGGCACGGCTCATACGATCCATCGCCTCCCTGCGGTCCTTGCCGTAAGTGATGAGCTTGCCGATCATCGAGTC
This region includes:
- a CDS encoding DUF1499 domain-containing protein, with amino-acid sequence MVRVVNGSLPAPPHLGVNDGHLAGCPASPNCVGSQGEEGSHRVEPLRFSDIPAAAWARLHRALGGMRGATLVREEPNYRHYAFRTAVFGFVDDVELLLDEESRVIHVRSASRRGHSDLGTNRRRVEAIRARFAPTGSEI